In Glycine max cultivar Williams 82 chromosome 10, Glycine_max_v4.0, whole genome shotgun sequence, the DNA window ttttttttctttctagattCTTTTGTTGTTTTGCCACTGGTCAGCAGGTGCTTATATATTGGTTGCACTTCTTCGCCAATGCctcttatatttaatattgtgatatatttcttttacttattaaaaatattagttatatattaaatttattgcatgtgttttttttagaagaaatttattgcatatgttatgcatgtgactttaaaatttctttactaaatcattttttttagctCCATTAAGTCAAAATTTTGTCACCCCTCCATATGGTCAAAgtaattttgatttataaatTCATGGAGAGCTTGATTTAAGGTACAGGAGTAAAGAGAAGTAATAAACTAGAAATTTAacagttttttagtttttagggTATATTAGAAAAATCCTCtaaaaaaagggtattttagaaaaataaatataaaagtagtTAAAGAGAAGTGACAATAGGCATTTCCTGTATATCTGTTTGAACTCATTGCTAGAGCCTAGAGACGAGCAAAAGATTTTCAGATATTGACAATATAAGTACCAGGGGAGGAATCAGAAAAATAGCACCCGCGTCTATGAGTAAGCAACTAGGATTTGATTCCCTTGAAGAACAAAGATTggtacaaaaataaaacaaactgtTGACTACAACTAAGCCTCTACCTAACATATCAAGCAAACGAATCCCAGAAAGTGAATTACACAGCTAATTCCAAAATGTGTCAATAttatatgaatatatgatgacCCAAGGCCAATGATTTGGTAAggcaagtaataaaaattatcgaATTATTAGCCCGCCATATTAACAATTTCAGAGCTTTAGCCTGGTCCCCCATTTCCATGACCGATAGAATCTCACCTCTTAGATGATTTTCCGaaagcaaataaataaaaagccaATCGAAACCTTACTACCTGCTTGGCATTTTTGAAAAAGATACCTTAATAATTTGTGGGGCCTTAATGTAAATCTAAACCTATGGTTGGGCAAGGTGGGCACTCTTACCTTTATATTTTGGTCTGCATTAAAATTTGTGATATGATGGAACCCGTCATTACCAAGTAACCAACAGCTAAGTATGGAAAAGGCGGGGATGTAACGATTTTAATTACCAAATGAAAGAAGGGAAAAACTTAAATCAACTTATATACCCTTTTTATCCcaccaagaaaataaaatctatctATTCTTCTGCATTTATTTTTACCAATGACTATATCTATCTGTATACATACTCTTCCAGCTTCTTTTCTTTACTCTGATTTTTATTCTGTTCAGTCCTATCTTCTCCATTTGATTGGTATCATTGGTTACTACTTGCTAGACTAAACCTGATGGCCTGTAGCTGTAATTCAGTTTTAtttagtgtgtgtttggttttTCCTTAATAGACCTTTGGGTCAACGTAACTATTTTTTCCTTTCCCGGTTTCTTCTTCTTAATGTGTGTAATGACTTTTCATTGAATAATACCCAAACATACCCTTAATCAGTCCTTTAGAAAACAGAAGAAGCGAAGGAACACCACATAGGCAAATACGACGAAATAGAAAAACGAAATTCTATCCAAGAGTTACTGAACTTTCCTGGAAAAGCAAACTCGCAAAACCTTGTTTTTGTCATGCGATACAAAGAATTGAAATATATTACCGAAAACTAAATATGTTCAGTCCGAATGCTCAACCCAAATAGGCCTAACAAACTTAACAATCCCTCATAACATAGTGTAACACATTTCACGGTGTTAAAAAAGATTACTCACTCGtacatttttcatatttaacttGTCGGTTCGTTTTTCACCTCACTATTTTCACTTCCacctttaattttgaaataaaagttacctcaaaccaaaaaaatcacaaatcctGGTGgcattcaaagttcaaacccaGCAAGCACCACTTTATTTTAGCATGCAAAACAAAGCACGAACAAAAAGGAACAGGAAACTAATTGAATTTATCAAATCCCGGAATCTCCCAATCCCAATTTCCCACTTGGTTTGAATAGAAAAAGTGAAAAACCCAAATTCTTTTGATTAATAAAGCTACCCAAAAAAATGTGGcggaattaaaaaaagaaaagaaaagaaattcacATCATATGAGGGACTGAAATTTCTAGAATCGAAGACGAGAACATTAATGAGTCACTGATACCATTCACCAATACACGGACACAGCCTCTGTCTTTTCCTCAACCACTCAGATTCAGAATCTGACTACCACAGAGCTTCACAGAATGGCCAAAACCAAAGTAGTAGTAAAaagggaagcaaaaaaaaaaaaacactttttttttcttcttgttacaGAAACATTCAAATCCAAATAAACAACAGCAACCCGAAATGGATTACCACAAATGTTCGTgaataataatagtaacaaatttatataacaacaacaacaaaacacatTCCAATTCACAtccgaaaaaaaataaattaaattaaaaaattcagctTCTGCACCTCGTAATGGCGCTGCAACCGCGGCTGTAAGGGTTGGCCTGGGCCCCGGGTCTGCAATTGTAGTAGGAAGCGCCGCGGCGAGAGCAGGGGACAGTGTTCCTCTGCAGCGCACCGTAGCTGATGTACTTGTTGGTGGCTAAGATGCGCCGGTTGATCTCCGAGTCCAATTCGTACTCTTCCCCTCCCAGGCACTCAGCAATGGATCCTTTGCACGTGGAAGCCCATCCCATTCCCAAGTGGTGGTCCCCGCCACCGCCCACGGCTGTCGGCCACCGACTCATCGCCACCAATACGGTGGCGGCGGAGATCAACATCATAGCTAAGGAACAC includes these proteins:
- the LOC100799158 gene encoding rapid alkalinization factor, with amino-acid sequence MAKSCSLAMMLISAATVLVAMSRWPTAVGGGGDHHLGMGWASTCKGSIAECLGGEEYELDSEINRRILATNKYISYGALQRNTVPCSRRGASYYNCRPGAQANPYSRGCSAITRCRS